The following proteins are encoded in a genomic region of Labeo rohita strain BAU-BD-2019 chromosome 5, IGBB_LRoh.1.0, whole genome shotgun sequence:
- the LOC127165779 gene encoding chemerin-like receptor 1 — translation MEYTDSYNYGDILEVLSNQTKEEPSHVELHPQHCREAACVITVIFNVIIFLLGLTGNGAVIWITGFKMKKSVNTTWYLSLALSDFIFCTTLPFTMDHIVKNSWNFGLFMCKFTAFVMTLNMYSSIFILVIISVDRCITVKFPVWAQNQRTVQKASLVVVLAWLVSSLLSIPSAKFRETKNATTVICYNNFEGHHKTVVFTRFTFGFLIPFLTIFTCYSILIRKLRANQMSKSTKPYKIMTLLIATFFICWLPFQIVSVLELHKHEHDPVFHTAQKVSASLACANSFLNPFLYAFMAKDLKKKCYSFLSKIESAIDEETRSAFRATSITNSVDIRLSTTV, via the coding sequence ATGGAATACACGGATTCATATAATTATGGTGATATTTTAGAAGTCCTAAGCAATCAAACAAAAGAAGAGCCTTCTCATGTGGAATTACATCCTCAGCACTGCAGGGAAGCAGCGTGTGTAATCACAGTCATCTTTAATGTGATCATATTCCTTCTTGGCCTCACTGGAAATGGTGCGGTGATCTGGATTACTGGATTTAAGATGAAGAAGTCAGTGAACACCACCTGGTATCTGAGTCTGGCATTGTCTGACTTCATTTTCTGCACTACTCTCCCTTTCACCATGGACCACATAGTTAAGAACAGCTGGAACTTTGGGCTCTTCATGTGCAAGTTCACTGCTTTTGTTATGACCCTCAATATGTACAGCAGCATTTTCATCCTGGTCATCATTAGTGTGGATCGCTGCATCACCGTCAAGTTTCCCGTCTGGGCCCAGAATCAGCGCACTGTACAGAAGGCGTCTTTAGTTGTTGTGTTAGCTTGGCTTGTGTCTTCTTTGCTTAGTATTCCATCAGCCAAATTCAGAGAGACTAAAAATGCAACAACAGTCATATGCTATAACAACTTTGAAGGTCACCACAAAACTGTCGTGTTCACCCGCTTTACTTTTGGGTTTTTGATTCCATTCCTGACCATTTTCACCTGTTACTCCATCTTGATCCGCAAACTTAGAGCAAACCAAATGTCCAAATCCACCAAGCCCTACAAGATCATGACATTACTGATCGCAACTTTTTTCATCTGTTGGTTGCCATTTCAAATAGTTTCTGTTTTAGAGTTGCACAAACACGAGCACGACCCTGTCTTTCACACAGCCCAAAAAGTATCTGCTTCTCTTGCCTGCGCAAACAGCTTTCTAAATCCGTTCCTTTATGCTTTCATGGCCAAGGACTTAAAGAAGAAATGCTATTCCTTTCTTTCAAAGATTGAGAGTGCCATTGATGAGGAGACCAGAAGTGCTTTCAGGGCAACTTCAATTACCAATTCTGTGGATATCAGACTTTCCACTACTGTTTGA